The following proteins are encoded in a genomic region of Nymphalis io chromosome 16, ilAglIoxx1.1, whole genome shotgun sequence:
- the LOC126774264 gene encoding uncharacterized protein LOC126774264: MLQEAFMAGIWSSVGSTLGKLSGTSDVVGDSYILWGFLLVVMVLVNTWGCRCYLRSLDASTNSVAPTVISSASSYILSGLIGVVLFNEASSFQWWIGTALIVQGLALVSQQRK, encoded by the exons ATGTTACAAGAAGCATTTATGGCTGGTATATGGTCATCAGTGGGAAGTACTTTGGGAAAACTCTCTGGAACATCAGATGTGgtg GGTGACAGTTACATTTTGTGGGGTTTTCTGCTGGTTGTAATGGTTTTAGTCAATACATGGGGATGTCGGTGTTATCTTCGGTCATTAGATGCATCTACAAACTCAGTAGCACCAACTGTAATATCTTCTGCTTCTAGTTATATACTTTcg GGATTAATCGGTGTGGTATTATTCAATGAAGCATCGTCCTTCCAGTGGTGGATTGGCACTGCACTTATTGTACAGGGTTTAGCATTAGTATCACAACAAcgcaaataa
- the LOC126774226 gene encoding ataxin-1-like has product MISASLPGEALVQLGQLQLSHLYPPQTMTPEFLAPPPRPYPRYAPRRPRDPMPAPPAPAPFAPVPNAYAPFLAHPASYASYLYRARAPQPPAYPLRPRPTSGFVPPSPAPHSPHSPPVSIPAPQPTSREEPPTSPERGAPAPYFCRGALIRLEDGTLRRVEEMRTEDFVMSAERTGDLALTQCTLLRLDERGDRLALTLTYDRNRSQVELESTVEHPFFVYGRGWASCKPERTLARYGLRVQRLQVGDVCVSLVARKHTTPTTTVGTSLAAAPPQTHPENLSVKEDARKRRWSASDVLEDGPPLKKR; this is encoded by the exons ATGATCTCGGCGAGCCTCCCCGGCGAGGCGCTGGTCCAGCTGGGACAGCTGCAGCTGAGCCATCTTTATCCGCCACAAACCATGACGCCGGAGTTCCTAGCACCACCGCCGCGCCCCTATCCCCGGTACGCGCCGCGGCGGCCGCGAGACCCTATGCCTGCGCCACCGGCGCCTGCGCCCTTCGCACCCGTACCCAACGCATACGCGCCTTTTCTCGCGCACCCGGCTTCCTACGCCTCATACCTGTACAGAGCGCGTGCGCCGCAACCTCCGGCATATCCTCTGCGTCCGCGGCCGACCTCCGGCTTCGTGCCACCGTCCCCAGCCCCTCACTCGCCACATTCTCCACCAGTATCGATACCGGCGCCCCAACCTACTTCCAGAGag gAACCTCCCACATCTCCTGAGCGTGGCGCGCCTGCTCCGTACTTCTGTCGGGGAGCACTAATAAGGCTTGAGGACGGTACGCTGAGGCGCGTTGAGGAAATGCGTACGGAGGATTTTGTGATGAGCGCAGAACGTACTGGTGACCTCGCGCTCACACAGTGTACGCTACTGCGACTAGACGAGCGCGGTGACCGCCTTGCGCTTACCCTTACATATGATAGGAATCGCTCACAG GTGGAGCTAGAATCGACAGTAGAACATCCATTCTTCGTTTACGGACGTGGGTGGGCCTCATGTAAACCGGAGCGTACTCTGGCACGATACGGACTGCGAGTACAGAGGTTACAAGTTGGTGATGTGTGTGTGTCTCTAGTTGCACGTAAGCACACAACACCTACAACAACAGTAGGAACGAGTCTCGCAGCAGCACCACCACAAACGCATCCAGAAAACCTCAGTGTGAAAGAGGATGCTCGCAAACGCCGTTGGTCCGCCTCTGACGTCTTGGAAGACGGTCCGCCTTTAAAAAAACGTTGA
- the LOC126774243 gene encoding anamorsin homolog, producing the protein MDNIKSGDNVLIVWSNSEPNKISELVNKIQGLANTSVVLENSSMITEASRPFSSFDIILSNWIIPHSVDHNDSLLAILIKLLKPSGKLILKDTKDITLNLKLNGFINVTKGRDNQYLAEKPNFEVGSKASLKLSNKPAVWKLDETIEEAWTGKNDDEIIDSDMLLDEDDLKRPDQQSLRVCSTTGKRKACADCSCGLAEELRGETKDTPKSSCGSCYLGDAFRCATCPYLGMPAFKPGEKVILDLKSDI; encoded by the exons ATGGATAATATCAAAAGTGGTGATAATGTATTGATCGTATGGAGTAACAGTGAACCTAATAAAATAAGCGAATTAGTAAACAAAATTCAAGGTTTAGCAAATACGTCTGTGGTTCTTGAAAATTCTTCTATGATTACAGAAG CTTCTAGACCGTTCTCTtcgtttgatataatattatcgaaTTGGATAATACCACACTCTGTTGACCACAATGATAGTCTACTTGCAATATTAATTAAGCTCTTGAAGCCCAGtggaaaacttattttaaaagacaCAAAAGATATCACTTTAAATCTCAAGTTAAACggatttataaatgttacaaaagGGCGTGATAACCAGTATTTAGCTGAAAAACCTAATTTTGAG GTTGGCTCTAAAGCATCACTTAAACTCAGTAACAAACCAGCAGTGTGGAAATTAGATGAAACAATAGAGGAAGCATGGACAGGAAAGaatgatgatgaaataattGATTCTGATATGTTGCTCGATGAAGACGACCTTAAGCGTCCTGATCAGCAGTCATTAAGAG TATGCTCTACAACCGGGAAAAGGAAGGCATGTGCGGACTGCTCTTGTGGCTTAGCTGAAGAGTTACGAGGAGAGACAAAAGATACACCTAAATCCTCATGTGGAAGT TGTTATCTAGGGGATGCTTTCCGTTGTGCAACATGTCCATACCTTGGTATGCCAGCCTTCAAGCCCGGTGAAAAAGTGATCTTGGATCTTAAGTCGGATATATGA